One genomic segment of Chitinophaga sancti includes these proteins:
- a CDS encoding sensor histidine kinase translates to MKENKLKISQATIWISSIFLGLLSSVPQIAQQHFNTMEAIVNAAITGIFAVLMWYFNIYILRRMPQQKSISYTKLLSSLAFGMVIMFALAWIQQLILSHINFGPVMLMVEVRGILINLVFYMFLHLMQQNYENQHVNMELERIKNDNLGAQYELLKQQVNPHFLFNSLNTLKAMVETGDEEAIDFIIKLSNFYRFTLESRKLDLIHVHEEMEILNAYLFLQKARFDAGFTFTNDLDESMLKTLIPPFTLQLLVENCIKHNVVSLQKPLHIRIYGEAEKIVVENQLQPKVGENNSLGVGLKNIDLRYSHLLQKHIDIIKTDTLFQIKLPLIYEYRNN, encoded by the coding sequence ATGAAAGAAAATAAACTTAAAATATCACAGGCGACTATCTGGATCAGTTCGATCTTTCTGGGTCTGTTATCGTCCGTACCACAAATAGCACAGCAACATTTCAATACAATGGAAGCTATCGTAAATGCAGCCATTACTGGAATTTTTGCTGTGCTTATGTGGTATTTTAATATTTACATCCTGCGCAGAATGCCACAGCAAAAAAGCATCTCTTACACCAAACTCCTGAGCAGTCTCGCCTTTGGTATGGTAATCATGTTCGCCCTTGCCTGGATCCAGCAACTGATCCTCTCTCATATCAACTTCGGGCCTGTGATGCTGATGGTGGAAGTAAGAGGTATCCTCATCAACCTCGTATTCTACATGTTCCTGCACCTCATGCAACAGAACTACGAGAACCAGCATGTAAACATGGAACTGGAACGCATCAAAAATGACAACCTCGGCGCACAGTATGAATTACTGAAGCAACAGGTGAACCCACACTTCCTTTTCAACAGTCTGAACACCCTGAAGGCAATGGTCGAAACCGGCGACGAAGAAGCCATTGATTTCATCATCAAATTGTCCAACTTTTACCGGTTCACCTTAGAAAGCCGGAAGCTGGACCTCATTCATGTACATGAAGAAATGGAGATCCTGAATGCTTATCTCTTCCTACAAAAGGCCCGTTTTGATGCAGGATTTACTTTTACCAACGACCTGGATGAATCAATGCTAAAAACACTCATTCCTCCTTTCACATTACAATTACTGGTAGAAAACTGCATCAAACACAATGTAGTATCGCTGCAAAAACCGCTACATATCCGTATTTATGGAGAAGCAGAAAAGATCGTGGTAGAAAATCAGTTACAGCCAAAGGTGGGAGAAAATAACTCTCTTGGCGTAGGACTCAAAAACATCGATCTGCGGTATAGCCACCTGTTACAAAAACATATTGACATCATTAAAACAGATACCCTCTTTCAAATCAAACTGCCGTTGATTTATGAATATCGTAATAATTGA
- a CDS encoding alpha/beta hydrolase, protein MKNIFLALLFFATSLQAQSIKQIHAGVLDVGYAESGPANGKPVILLHGWPYDIHSFDSVTSILTNKGYRVIVPYLRGYGTTSFLSDKMPRNGQQAAIASDIIAFMDALKIKSAIIGGFDWGARTADIIAAIWPDRCTALVSVSGYLIGSQQANLAPLKPKAELAWWYQFYFATERGQQGYASNTNEFNQLIWQLASPQWHFDSATYAQSAAAFNNPDHVAIVIHNYRWRLGLAKGEKQYDAIEAKLATAPAITVPTVTLEGDANGAPHPDPAQYAAKFKGPYAHHTITSGIGHNFPQEAPVAFANAIIEANNLSLKE, encoded by the coding sequence ATGAAAAATATATTCCTTGCCCTGCTCTTCTTCGCCACCTCCTTACAGGCACAATCTATCAAACAGATCCATGCCGGTGTATTGGATGTAGGTTATGCAGAAAGCGGCCCTGCCAATGGGAAACCGGTTATCTTATTACACGGCTGGCCTTACGATATCCATAGTTTTGACAGCGTCACCTCTATTTTGACAAATAAAGGATATAGGGTCATTGTGCCTTATTTAAGGGGATATGGCACTACTTCCTTCCTTTCTGATAAAATGCCCAGAAATGGGCAGCAAGCGGCCATTGCAAGCGATATTATCGCCTTCATGGATGCCCTGAAAATTAAAAGCGCCATTATCGGAGGTTTTGACTGGGGTGCCAGAACTGCGGATATCATTGCTGCTATATGGCCTGACCGCTGTACCGCCCTCGTATCTGTCAGCGGTTACCTCATAGGCAGTCAGCAAGCCAACCTCGCCCCTTTAAAGCCCAAAGCAGAACTGGCCTGGTGGTATCAATTCTACTTTGCCACCGAAAGGGGTCAGCAAGGTTACGCTTCCAATACAAATGAATTTAATCAACTCATCTGGCAGCTGGCTTCCCCTCAATGGCATTTTGACTCAGCCACCTATGCCCAATCTGCTGCTGCTTTTAATAATCCGGACCATGTAGCCATCGTGATCCATAACTACCGCTGGCGCCTGGGCCTTGCCAAAGGTGAAAAACAATACGATGCTATAGAAGCCAAACTGGCCACCGCCCCTGCCATTACAGTACCTACGGTGACCCTGGAAGGCGATGCCAATGGTGCCCCACACCCCGATCCGGCCCAATATGCGGCGAAATTTAAAGGGCCATATGCTCACCATACCATTACCAGCGGCATTGGTCACAACTTCCCCCAGGAAGCACCTGTAGCATTTGCAAATGCCATCATCGAAGCAAATAATTTATCTTTAAAGGAATAA
- a CDS encoding PepSY domain-containing protein: protein MKFKAVLLIHRYLGFALSMMFVVWFLSGMMMMYVTYPTMKYEQRLQRLPQLKLEQCHIIPPQIKDAKRVRLGMLLDRPVYRIDQQVIFADNGDTLPGVDTALASQIATAFAHSQPASVEVLHEIDQWMAAHRSQGYLPDVYKFKMDDAAGNYVYVSMHTAEVVQMVNARQRLLAWLGPIPHWIYPTILIRNRPVWSQVVIWVSLMGTMMCLAGIIMGFVRYKRKRGMQFSPYKKVWFKYHHYTGFIFGLFVFTWVLSGLFSMSPLPLGKSTKPKISIQDNFVALPRNFSDVKEIQFLEVEGKPYYLGWKDGQHTQLVAGDKAGSEPFERFDTSIFHIKGKKEILATYDDYYYSRKYEKRLPVLRVKDGDTWSYINLSTGQLVLQEDNGARVERWLYHGLHSLDFSFLVYKRPLWDVVVWILMLGGTMVSVTGAVLTWKWLKRKAGVR from the coding sequence ATGAAGTTCAAAGCAGTATTGCTCATACACCGGTACCTGGGGTTCGCACTGAGTATGATGTTTGTCGTTTGGTTTTTATCCGGGATGATGATGATGTATGTCACATATCCGACGATGAAATATGAACAGCGCTTACAACGGTTGCCCCAGCTTAAATTGGAGCAATGTCATATTATTCCGCCTCAGATCAAAGATGCAAAGCGTGTAAGACTGGGCATGCTGCTGGACAGACCTGTTTACAGGATTGACCAGCAGGTGATCTTTGCAGATAATGGAGATACGCTGCCGGGAGTAGATACGGCATTAGCCAGCCAGATCGCCACTGCTTTTGCGCATAGCCAACCTGCGTCTGTGGAGGTCTTACATGAAATAGATCAATGGATGGCAGCGCATCGTTCGCAGGGATATCTGCCGGATGTGTATAAATTTAAAATGGATGATGCTGCCGGCAATTATGTGTATGTATCTATGCATACGGCCGAAGTGGTGCAGATGGTAAATGCCAGACAAAGGCTATTGGCATGGCTGGGACCTATTCCTCACTGGATCTATCCGACTATACTGATCAGGAACAGACCTGTATGGAGTCAGGTGGTGATATGGGTATCATTGATGGGTACCATGATGTGTCTGGCCGGCATTATCATGGGTTTTGTGAGGTATAAAAGGAAGCGGGGTATGCAATTCAGTCCTTATAAAAAAGTATGGTTTAAGTACCATCATTATACAGGATTTATCTTTGGGTTGTTTGTATTTACATGGGTATTGAGTGGGTTGTTTTCAATGAGTCCGCTGCCTTTGGGAAAGAGTACAAAACCAAAGATCTCCATTCAGGATAATTTTGTTGCTTTACCTCGCAATTTTTCGGATGTAAAAGAAATCCAGTTTTTAGAAGTGGAAGGAAAACCTTATTACCTTGGCTGGAAAGATGGCCAGCATACACAGCTGGTGGCAGGTGACAAAGCGGGTAGCGAACCATTTGAACGATTCGATACCAGTATCTTTCATATAAAAGGGAAGAAAGAAATACTGGCTACTTACGATGACTATTACTATTCACGTAAATACGAAAAGCGACTTCCTGTTTTAAGGGTAAAAGATGGTGACACCTGGTCTTATATAAACCTCAGCACCGGCCAGCTGGTGCTGCAAGAGGATAATGGCGCAAGGGTGGAGCGGTGGTTGTATCATGGTTTACACAGTCTTGATTTTAGTTTTTTGGTTTATAAAAGGCCATTGTGGGATGTAGTCGTGTGGATTTTAATGCTGGGTGGTACAATGGTCAGTGTGACAGGAGCAGTATTGACATGGAAATGGTTAAAAAGGAAAGCAGGGGTCAGATGA
- a CDS encoding TonB-dependent receptor, whose translation MQTSTFTFAGILLSCTLSAATMQAQSVADTTVKQLAEVTINHAQRSSINKINVPIRDLPLTTTAVSSRTIEQRGTDDLGEAMKNVTGVRANNTYGGFQHFTIRGFNNFVLLVDGVRDERHNISTSAPSTNLANIERIEVLKGPASVLFGHSALGGIINMVRKRPTTEQKADFSASYGSFNTRRMRVGAGGALSKNLFYRVDAGLSATDGYRNAAVNTNNAYLALEYTPTARDNFYFTVGANKDHYATDAGIPMLTGSKPAPGINVNTRYNDPADFLKNTTTSYQLRYTHQFSDALVLSDQLSYSNDNIDYLSTEELTFNESLDSLTRTSPLYFNHLTRPLQNQLELTYNVHTGHIEHKILVGYSYSNLDRKTYSANIYGDGLYATVAVQDPILNQGYISYTPYQYKASEETVHGLYVQEWIKLSDKLKGLVGLRYDIFRGTYFTNKVDKNRNVTERGAETKIPTAALTYRAGLVYQPLKEWSVYGSYSTYFKPSRRIANNGETFEPEDGYQGEVGTRYDITHNWSVNGSLYYMRKNNQVESIAGGGYKRVGAAESKGYEIELQGSPLAGLDVNAGYTFTLAKYLPYADKSLTNSVAGNIVALAPKHMANLWANYQLKRWGVGAGANYMSDTYTNSANTYVLHAYTTIDAALGYQFGKVGVRLNVNNLANEKYFANAIYSNQFYPGATRNYLLTLKYAL comes from the coding sequence ATGCAAACATCTACATTCACCTTCGCCGGTATTCTGCTGTCATGTACACTGTCCGCCGCCACCATGCAGGCACAATCTGTTGCTGACACTACTGTCAAACAATTAGCTGAAGTCACCATCAATCATGCCCAACGTTCCAGCATCAACAAGATCAATGTCCCTATCCGGGATCTCCCATTGACTACGACTGCTGTATCTTCCAGAACCATCGAACAAAGAGGCACTGACGACCTGGGCGAAGCTATGAAAAACGTGACCGGGGTACGTGCAAACAACACCTACGGCGGTTTTCAGCACTTCACCATCCGTGGTTTCAACAACTTTGTATTGCTGGTAGACGGTGTCAGAGATGAACGTCACAACATCAGCACCAGTGCGCCCAGCACCAATCTCGCGAATATTGAAAGGATTGAAGTGCTGAAAGGTCCCGCCTCTGTACTTTTCGGTCACTCTGCATTAGGCGGCATTATCAACATGGTGCGCAAACGCCCTACTACGGAGCAAAAAGCGGACTTCTCCGCCTCCTATGGTAGCTTTAATACCCGCAGAATGCGCGTAGGTGCCGGTGGTGCGCTGAGCAAAAACCTCTTCTACCGCGTTGATGCAGGATTATCTGCTACTGATGGTTATCGCAATGCCGCTGTGAATACCAACAATGCATACCTCGCATTGGAATACACACCTACTGCACGCGATAACTTCTACTTCACCGTTGGTGCCAACAAGGATCATTACGCTACTGACGCCGGTATCCCTATGCTGACAGGTAGCAAACCTGCTCCCGGTATAAATGTAAATACCCGTTACAACGACCCGGCCGATTTTCTGAAGAACACCACTACCAGCTATCAACTGCGTTATACTCACCAGTTCAGCGATGCTTTGGTGCTCTCTGATCAGCTCTCCTATTCCAATGATAATATCGATTATTTATCTACTGAAGAACTGACCTTCAATGAGTCACTCGACTCACTGACACGTACTTCTCCACTGTATTTCAATCACCTGACCAGGCCATTGCAAAATCAGCTGGAACTGACTTACAACGTGCATACCGGTCACATTGAACATAAAATCCTCGTAGGCTACTCTTACAGTAATTTAGATCGCAAAACGTATAGTGCCAACATATATGGAGATGGTCTGTACGCCACTGTTGCTGTACAGGATCCTATCTTAAATCAGGGGTATATCAGTTACACGCCTTACCAGTACAAGGCTTCAGAAGAAACCGTTCATGGGCTGTATGTACAGGAGTGGATAAAACTTTCCGACAAACTGAAAGGTCTTGTTGGCCTACGTTACGATATCTTCCGGGGTACTTATTTCACCAACAAGGTCGATAAAAACAGGAATGTAACGGAGAGAGGTGCGGAGACAAAGATCCCTACCGCGGCACTCACCTACCGTGCAGGCCTGGTGTATCAGCCATTGAAAGAATGGTCTGTCTATGGCTCCTACTCTACTTACTTCAAGCCAAGCAGAAGGATTGCCAACAATGGCGAGACCTTCGAACCGGAAGATGGTTACCAGGGGGAAGTAGGTACCCGTTATGACATTACCCATAACTGGTCTGTGAATGGTTCCCTTTACTATATGAGAAAGAACAATCAGGTAGAAAGCATTGCCGGCGGTGGTTACAAACGTGTTGGTGCGGCGGAGTCAAAAGGATACGAAATTGAATTGCAAGGTAGTCCGCTGGCAGGACTGGACGTGAATGCCGGTTATACCTTCACCCTTGCCAAATACCTCCCTTATGCTGACAAGTCGCTGACCAATAGCGTAGCTGGCAATATCGTAGCACTGGCACCTAAACATATGGCGAACCTGTGGGCGAACTATCAGCTGAAACGCTGGGGCGTTGGTGCTGGTGCCAACTATATGAGCGATACCTATACCAACAGTGCCAACACCTATGTATTACATGCTTACACCACCATCGATGCCGCACTGGGTTACCAGTTTGGCAAGGTAGGAGTGCGCCTGAATGTAAATAATCTGGCGAATGAGAAATACTTTGCAAACGCCATTTATTCCAACCAGTTTTACCCGGGTGCAACCCGCAATTATTTGCTGACACTGAAGTATGCTTTATAA
- a CDS encoding dipeptidase, whose translation MKSLSAWSRREFLTAISGTGAAMMLNPLSSWAISDIDPRVAAIVAATYGIDTHNHVDVPLTKEDIPGPDVDLAGEMKRSGLSAICMTFAVDYKKLDPNGEAYDRFLNGLTAMDAELAKNKMKRALNMEDLRKAKKKKQPIVIQSVEGAHWLEGKVERVEIGYKRGLRHLTLLHDSDASVPLGDVYTNEPAFGGLTTFGADVIRECNRLGILVDLAHCDGNTVAMALKVAAQPVFISHTGLNTQLGNNPGMAKMMYKRLISRENAKVVADAGGVIGVWTHLADTPLEYAQNIRALVDIVGVDHVCIGTDTKMTPPYHKPGAQSGFGGGPGGEHKGGPEGEQNKPKENGPQKPRVGERTNLAWADQNVGFYYAVVDALLKTGFNEEEIGKIGGGNFCRVFDAATKK comes from the coding sequence ATGAAATCTCTATCAGCATGGTCCAGGCGGGAGTTCCTAACCGCCATATCCGGCACAGGGGCAGCAATGATGCTAAACCCCTTATCATCATGGGCTATCAGTGACATAGACCCACGTGTAGCAGCTATCGTAGCAGCTACTTACGGAATTGATACACATAATCACGTAGACGTTCCTTTGACCAAAGAAGATATTCCTGGGCCCGATGTTGACCTGGCAGGAGAGATGAAACGCTCTGGTTTATCAGCCATTTGCATGACCTTTGCGGTTGACTACAAGAAATTAGATCCCAACGGAGAAGCCTATGATCGTTTCCTGAATGGCCTGACAGCAATGGATGCTGAACTGGCTAAAAACAAGATGAAACGGGCCCTGAACATGGAAGATCTGCGCAAAGCAAAGAAGAAAAAACAGCCAATTGTGATTCAGTCTGTTGAAGGCGCACACTGGTTGGAAGGAAAGGTGGAAAGAGTGGAAATAGGTTATAAACGCGGGTTACGTCATCTTACTTTATTACACGACAGCGATGCATCAGTGCCTTTGGGGGATGTGTATACGAATGAACCTGCATTTGGAGGACTAACTACGTTTGGTGCAGATGTGATCAGGGAATGTAACAGGCTAGGTATACTGGTGGACCTCGCACATTGCGATGGGAATACGGTGGCAATGGCATTGAAGGTGGCTGCACAACCGGTGTTTATTTCTCATACAGGGTTGAATACACAGCTGGGGAATAATCCCGGGATGGCGAAGATGATGTACAAAAGGCTCATCAGCAGGGAGAATGCGAAAGTAGTGGCAGATGCAGGTGGAGTGATTGGCGTGTGGACGCATCTGGCGGATACCCCGTTGGAGTATGCACAGAATATCAGGGCATTGGTGGATATTGTAGGTGTAGATCATGTGTGTATTGGTACGGATACGAAGATGACGCCTCCGTATCACAAGCCGGGTGCCCAATCTGGATTTGGCGGAGGACCGGGTGGTGAGCATAAAGGTGGTCCGGAAGGTGAGCAAAACAAACCTAAAGAAAATGGCCCTCAAAAACCCCGCGTCGGCGAACGCACCAATCTTGCATGGGCTGATCAAAATGTAGGCTTCTACTACGCAGTAGTGGATGCACTGCTAAAAACAGGTTTTAATGAAGAAGAAATAGGCAAAATAGGCGGAGGTAATTTCTGCCGTGTATTTGACGCTGCCACAAAAAAATAA
- a CDS encoding YdeI/OmpD-associated family protein, which yields MMWEKETEKLRKIIQDCGLNEATKWGKPCFDYEGKNIVIIQGFKDYCALLFFKGALLTDPDGILVKTGENTQVGRQARFTNVKEITQVAAILKACIYEAIEVEKAGLKVDTKKTPVNIPEELQQQFHKQPKLKKAFEALTPGRQKAYVFFFSGAKQSKTREARIEKYIPQILAGKGMND from the coding sequence ATGATGTGGGAAAAGGAAACTGAAAAACTGAGAAAGATCATACAGGATTGTGGCCTCAATGAAGCCACTAAGTGGGGTAAGCCCTGCTTTGATTACGAAGGTAAAAACATCGTGATCATACAGGGGTTTAAAGACTATTGCGCACTCCTCTTTTTCAAGGGGGCATTGCTCACCGATCCTGATGGTATCCTTGTAAAAACTGGCGAGAATACACAGGTAGGCCGGCAGGCACGATTTACGAATGTAAAAGAGATCACGCAGGTAGCAGCTATTCTAAAGGCTTGTATTTACGAAGCTATAGAAGTAGAGAAAGCAGGGTTGAAAGTGGATACAAAGAAGACGCCGGTTAATATTCCTGAAGAGTTGCAGCAACAATTTCATAAACAACCGAAATTAAAAAAAGCATTTGAGGCACTCACTCCCGGCAGACAAAAAGCATATGTGTTTTTCTTTTCAGGGGCTAAACAATCTAAAACGCGGGAAGCAAGGATAGAGAAATATATTCCGCAGATTCTGGCGGGGAAAGGGATGAATGATTAA
- a CDS encoding alpha/beta hydrolase-fold protein yields the protein MKVRSLIFAILIITGTVQAQDTVRSVYTGNRIDSIYSTILQQERLIQVFTPQDYKPGSNTRYDVIYVLDGGNWNTGLINNVQRFIEGEGSVPPTIVVSVLGIDRNKDLTPTHVEDWPTSGGGNNFLHFFKDELIPYINKNYPSNGDNTLWGHSLGGLFVINALLTAPDVFKSYIAVDPSLWWDHGYIPKIAPEKLPALAGSNHTLFISGRLGREAEAMKVTDIDTILHQKAPAELTWKVIQYTDETHSSIRLKSTYDGLKFTFGWNKSHISFHPMNGIVIKGQPINVWSFGDTTNMRYTLDGTTPTISSPAIKGIVNIDDTAKLTIRQFTNRARYDKMKSGVFTTGKPLKAAAKGGAETSYKYYEEDLKKPKLAGIIKDKLTLPRKNDFNLEVNGWMEAKEAGYYVFVFNADTDSQFYLNGQELIRWKGSSSEFTYTYIVPLEKGFYPYRINYIHHNADFGLKLTYLPPSSLKQINPVSLPFYNTTMLERLITIFTL from the coding sequence ATGAAAGTAAGGAGTCTCATTTTTGCTATCCTCATTATAACGGGGACAGTGCAGGCACAGGATACCGTAAGAAGCGTATATACAGGTAATAGAATTGACTCTATTTACTCTACCATCTTACAACAGGAAAGATTGATCCAGGTATTTACACCACAAGATTACAAGCCGGGAAGCAATACCCGTTACGACGTAATTTATGTATTGGACGGAGGCAACTGGAATACCGGTCTAATCAACAATGTACAACGATTTATAGAAGGTGAAGGGAGTGTACCACCCACCATTGTAGTGAGTGTATTAGGCATTGATCGTAACAAAGACCTTACACCCACCCATGTGGAAGACTGGCCTACTTCGGGTGGAGGCAACAACTTCCTGCATTTTTTCAAAGATGAGTTGATTCCTTATATCAATAAGAATTATCCATCCAATGGAGATAATACCCTTTGGGGGCATTCATTGGGCGGACTGTTTGTGATCAATGCCTTACTGACAGCACCTGATGTATTCAAATCATACATTGCTGTTGACCCCAGTCTGTGGTGGGACCATGGCTATATACCTAAAATAGCCCCGGAGAAACTGCCGGCATTGGCGGGTTCCAATCATACCTTATTCATCAGTGGCAGACTGGGTAGAGAAGCGGAAGCCATGAAGGTAACAGATATAGATACGATACTTCATCAAAAAGCACCTGCGGAACTGACATGGAAGGTAATTCAATATACTGATGAAACACATAGTTCTATCCGGTTAAAGAGCACCTACGATGGTTTGAAATTTACTTTCGGTTGGAATAAAAGCCATATTAGTTTTCATCCGATGAATGGGATAGTGATAAAAGGACAACCTATCAATGTATGGTCTTTTGGAGATACAACAAATATGCGTTATACTTTGGATGGTACAACCCCTACGATCTCTTCGCCTGCAATAAAAGGGATCGTGAATATTGATGATACTGCGAAGCTGACAATCAGACAATTTACCAACCGCGCACGCTATGATAAAATGAAATCAGGTGTGTTCACTACTGGTAAGCCCCTGAAAGCAGCGGCCAAAGGAGGAGCTGAGACGAGTTATAAGTATTACGAGGAGGATCTGAAAAAACCGAAACTGGCAGGGATCATCAAAGATAAATTAACGCTCCCGCGGAAGAATGATTTTAACCTCGAAGTAAATGGTTGGATGGAGGCGAAAGAAGCCGGGTATTATGTATTTGTATTCAATGCTGATACAGATTCACAATTCTATTTGAATGGTCAGGAACTGATCCGCTGGAAAGGGTCTTCCAGCGAGTTCACGTATACGTATATCGTACCGTTGGAAAAAGGTTTTTATCCGTACCGGATAAATTACATACATCACAATGCAGACTTTGGATTAAAGCTTACTTATCTGCCTCCATCAAGTTTAAAGCAGATCAATCCGGTATCACTTCCTTTTTATAATACAACGATGTTAGAGCGGTTAATTACTATATTTACATTATAA
- a CDS encoding SMI1/KNR4 family protein codes for MKYQYLGFVADYYQTTKSNEKTIKKLETGFGAPFPEAFRELIRIVGPSAAFNIVAFSDGSYDGMQALHDMARENAEEDGTDFMKDKNQFPFSGSGVTGQFWFFRLDEGDDPPVYQYSPPQEGKDPYRKLADHLSVYLKTFLRFSK; via the coding sequence ATGAAGTATCAATACCTCGGCTTTGTAGCCGACTATTACCAGACGACCAAATCCAACGAAAAAACTATTAAAAAATTAGAAACAGGCTTCGGTGCACCCTTCCCTGAAGCGTTCAGAGAACTCATCCGCATTGTGGGGCCCTCTGCTGCGTTTAATATCGTCGCTTTCAGTGATGGTTCGTATGATGGTATGCAGGCACTACATGATATGGCAAGGGAAAATGCGGAAGAAGATGGTACCGACTTTATGAAGGATAAAAACCAATTCCCTTTCAGTGGTTCGGGCGTAACCGGGCAGTTCTGGTTTTTCAGACTCGATGAAGGAGATGACCCGCCTGTATACCAATACAGTCCTCCGCAGGAAGGAAAAGATCCTTATCGCAAACTGGCAGACCATTTATCTGTTTATCTGAAAACATTCTTACGATTTTCTAAATGA
- a CDS encoding SDR family oxidoreductase yields MENKTIVITGASSGAGKATALELAPERVNLVLAARNETALLELGDECRELGADVLVLPTDVGDRTAMLELAQKAFEWKGRIDVWVNNAGVLAAGTFEETPWETHQQVITTNLLGYMSGTHAVLPFFKRQGAGILINNISIGGYIPVPYGSAYTASKYALRGFFESIKGELAAWPDIHVVDLYPAFLDTPGIQHAANYTGKVLKNAPPVSDPKVVAEAVKASILRPLSNRYPGGVPKLFKLGHALAPELMVKFTGLLMRGYFKKADPIAKTDGNIFNTVDYSMSTNGNARPRLARSTRQQIAVGLVMAGVGFLAIKLLTGKKKLA; encoded by the coding sequence ATGGAAAACAAAACGATCGTAATAACAGGTGCATCCAGTGGCGCAGGCAAAGCGACTGCCCTTGAGCTGGCTCCGGAAAGAGTAAACCTTGTGCTGGCAGCCAGAAATGAGACCGCTTTATTGGAACTGGGAGATGAATGCCGGGAGTTAGGCGCTGATGTATTGGTGCTGCCTACTGATGTAGGAGATCGCACTGCGATGCTGGAACTGGCGCAGAAAGCCTTTGAATGGAAAGGACGTATCGATGTGTGGGTAAATAACGCCGGTGTACTGGCTGCAGGGACTTTTGAAGAAACACCGTGGGAAACTCATCAGCAGGTCATCACTACTAACCTGCTTGGTTATATGAGTGGCACCCATGCTGTACTCCCATTTTTCAAAAGACAGGGTGCGGGTATCCTGATCAATAATATTTCCATTGGAGGTTATATTCCTGTTCCTTATGGTAGTGCTTATACAGCCAGTAAATATGCACTCAGGGGATTTTTTGAATCTATCAAAGGAGAGTTGGCAGCATGGCCGGACATTCATGTGGTAGACCTGTATCCTGCATTCCTTGATACCCCTGGTATACAACATGCGGCTAATTATACGGGTAAGGTATTGAAAAATGCACCGCCGGTATCTGATCCTAAAGTGGTGGCGGAAGCTGTGAAGGCTTCTATCTTACGGCCTTTGTCAAACAGGTATCCGGGTGGTGTGCCAAAGTTGTTTAAGTTGGGGCATGCACTGGCACCGGAACTGATGGTGAAGTTTACGGGTTTATTGATGAGGGGGTATTTTAAAAAGGCGGATCCGATTGCAAAGACAGATGGGAATATTTTCAACACAGTGGATTATTCAATGAGTACGAATGGAAACGCAAGGCCACGGTTGGCAAGGAGTACAAGGCAGCAGATAGCGGTTGGGTTGGTGATGGCAGGAGTGGGGTTCCTGGCGATTAAGTTATTGACGGGAAAGAAGAAGTTGGCCTAA